Genomic DNA from Candidatus Paceibacterota bacterium:
TGTGGCGGCTTTCACCGCCACCAAAAAATGCCAATCTCAAAAACCCAAAAGAATGAGATTTTTGCCAAAGTCAAAGATGCTTTGAGCAAATCTCAGTCAGCCGTCTTTGTGAATTTTCATGGTTTGCCTGTGGCCGACTCTACCAATCTGCGAAAAAATCTTCGCGGCAACGGAGTTAGCTTCATGGTAGCCAAGAAAACTATCACTAAGAAAGCGCTTGCAGAGCAAAAATTGGAAGGGGAGATGCCTTCGCTTGATGGAGAACTCGCTATTGCGTATGGTGACGATCTGATCGCACCCGCTCGAGAAGTGTATGATTTCCAAAAAAAGTTTGAAGGTAAACTTGCTATCCTCGGAGGTATTTTTGAAGGAAAATATATGAGCAAGGAAGAAATGACTTCAATTGCCGCTATTCCTCCTCTCAAAGTGCTCCGTGCTCAGTTTGTCAATCTCATCAACTCTCCGCTCCAGGGCCTAGTCATCGCTCTCAACGCCATCGCCGAGAAGAAAGCGTAAAACTTTTAACTCATTACTTAATTAATCATTAATCAATAAAAATTATGTCAGACGAAACAACAACAGTGGCTCCCGCCGAGGCAACCGAAGTGGTAGCCACTCCTTCAAAATTTAAGTCAGTAGTCGAAACAATTGAAACTATGTCAGTCCTTGATCTTCACGAGCTTGTAAAATTCCTCGAGAAGAAATTTGGAGTCTCAGCTGCTGCGGTTGCAGTCGCTGGCCCCGCTGCCGGTCCTGCCGCTGAAGAGAAAACAAGCTTCAACGTAGAACTCAAAGATGCTGGTGCTCAGAAGATCGCCATCATCAAGGTGGTCAAAGAAGTCCTCGGTCT
This window encodes:
- the rplJ gene encoding 50S ribosomal protein L10; amino-acid sequence: MPISKTQKNEIFAKVKDALSKSQSAVFVNFHGLPVADSTNLRKNLRGNGVSFMVAKKTITKKALAEQKLEGEMPSLDGELAIAYGDDLIAPAREVYDFQKKFEGKLAILGGIFEGKYMSKEEMTSIAAIPPLKVLRAQFVNLINSPLQGLVIALNAIAEKKA
- the rplL gene encoding 50S ribosomal protein L7/L12, translating into MSDETTTVAPAEATEVVATPSKFKSVVETIETMSVLDLHELVKFLEKKFGVSAAAVAVAGPAAGPAAEEKTSFNVELKDAGAQKIAIIKVVKEVLGLGLKEAKDLVDAAPSMLKEGMKKEEAEALKKQIETAGGKVELK